The following proteins come from a genomic window of Parambassis ranga chromosome 4, fParRan2.1, whole genome shotgun sequence:
- the LOC114435141 gene encoding UBX domain-containing protein 6-like → MKKFFDDIKRDIKFKSAGPGKKLTEDTSTKPEAVQSSSRAKNNRHAPSEGAQRAGAAALARIEQHPRPKVHTSQDAIRNQVKRELEAEAAALAENDKAATAEGSELPVKNPTCLSVSGVYFTCPLTGATLTKSEREVHIKEAILMRFEEDAVEASVMMMHTFNKDKEKVKAAVDIISKYVDNICKNPTEEKYRKIKLSNKVFQEKVRSVEGSREFLQALGFTSIMLPVEGQEEEEEFLVLLEQSPDSLELMKERRDRLQRGEPVRAQLDRQPQAFRPSSNAQRFELPPEFYNLTAEELKKEQQQRSDLVEKNAMLRTKAMREKEEQRERRKYKYTLIRIRLPDGNLLQGTFYAWDRMPVLFGFVREFLVDGWQPFELIAPGGQKLQESEEVALAECNLVPAALLTFAWDAAVQADIAAAGGKSPTLLKAELLENLQTLS, encoded by the exons ATGAAGAAGTTTTTTGATGACATTAAGAGAGACATAAAGTTTAAATCCGCAGGACCCGGAAAGAAACTAACAGAAGATACCAG TACCAAGCCTGAGGCGGTGCAGAGCAGCTCCAGAGCCAAAAATAACCGCCATGCCCCCAGTGAAGGAGCCCAGAGGGCCGGAGCTGCTGCCCTGGCCAGGATTGAACAGCATCCCCGGCCGAAGGTGCACACCTCCCAGGACGCCATCAGGAACCAGG TGAAAAGAGAACTGGAGGCAGAGGCAGCTGCATTGGCTGAAAATGATAAGGCAGCTACAGCAGAG GGATCTGAACTTCCCGTGAAAAATCCCACTTGTCTCTCAGTGTCAGGTGTGTATTTCACCTGTCCACTGACTGGAGCCACGTTAACAAAGAGTGAACGGGAAGTGCACATCAAAGAAGCCATTTTAATG CGGTTTGAGGAGGATGCAGTCGAGGCCTCTGTCATGATGATGCACACTTTTAACAAAGATAAAGAGAAGGTGAAGGCTGCTGTGGACATTATAAGCAA GTATGTTGACAATATATGTAAGAACCCAACAGAGGAGAAATACAGGAAGATTAAACTCAGCAACAAGGTGTTCCAG GAGAAAGTGCGCTCTgtggagggcagcagagagtTCCTGCAGGCACTGGGATTCACAAGCATTATGCTTCCTGTAGAGGGCCAAG aggaggaagaggagttctTGGTGTTACTAGAGCAAAGCCCTGATTCCCTGGAGCtcatgaaggagaggagggatcGTCTTCAGAGAGGAGAACCAGTCAGAGCTCAGCTGGACCGGCAGCCTCAGGCTTTCAGACCTTCTTCTAATGCCCAACGCTTCGAGCTGCCACCGGAGTTCTACAATCTGACAGCAGAAGAACTcaagaaggagcaacaacagAG gagtgATTTGGTAGAAAAGAATGCCATGCTGCGCACTAAAGCcatgagggagaaggaggagcagcGGGAGAGAAGGAAATACAAATACACCCTGATCAGGATCAGACtgcctgatggaaacctgctaCAAG GGACCTTTTACGCCTGGGACCGGATGCCTGTGCTGTTCGGGTTTGTACGGGAGTTCCTGGTAGATGGCTGGCAGCCGTTTGAACTCATTGCTCCTGGAGGTCAAAAACTGCAGGAATCTGAAGAAGTTGCTCTTGCTGAGTGTAACTTG GTGCCTGCCGCCCTGCTCACATTTGCCTGGGATGCGGCTGTGCAGGCTGACATCGCAGCTGCAGGTGGGAAAAGCCCCACTCTCCTtaaagcagagctgctggaAAACCTCCAGACCCTGAGCTGA
- the LOC114434457 gene encoding chromatin assembly factor 1 subunit A-like yields the protein MLAAENPSVDGHLAASTPRRRGMACKSNNNANKKLIQARLPFKRLNPEPKDNHLPKRPCAHACPEPGDSDKQNDDESSPLSVHRGPPLVNGRGPLDGFLSRKPSTPADENMVVDLTEDHSSSPVRHLLSSPSAIPRSQTKDKHQHKGKPASTEKPINIDDTPTKKSLDSVEADEVAEEKDQTANESLLDTTQDSGSEPEEQNESGNISSLGNRSMQSASSVSSMSESSPEKSKGDDPTPTTTPTEPKTTPNLSADEKRVKRRSLKSLQEQEERLRLREEKERQKEEAKAAKQKKKEEARKLKEDREREKREKKEKDEREKREKKEREEKEKAERVKAKEELRKSKLEAKLEEKRKKEEEKRVKEEEKRLKEEKDRLKAEKAEITRFLQKPKIQQAPKTLAAACGKFAPFEIKENMSLAPLCRVQCEDSVLEELDRCLLNPAENLSGLKDWIGQKPRRSGPTKPRQTDSLGDCIAVEGPKPDGVPDRKRYGPMKLLQFHENYRPAYWGTWSKKSSHISARCPLSQDKDVLDYEVDSDEEWEEEEPGESLSHSEGEDEEEGGEDDDDDDDGFFVPHGYLSDDEGALEEEEGGDLEKQKLRQKLKAREWDELMSTKKRIKVLEPVVKGCIFEEEGLGLEAFQAYAMCLVEPLPKADTSPSPEELSKKSHREAQLLGQLLPLLHGNVNSSKVIINEFQEFCRRQTSSSSPCDLSSPQSPAENIPTRMQLKRLIKNNAVYEKRSTYRRCCWYVHTEALSRFGQEALPVPCQWTYLTTGAREESREEPQVATGSQGNTPTTPQTSSTTPSSSNKRKSTGSMSITQFMKKCPNPKQMEPMEADGFQADTEDDEEDCVIIPTQNCTVRENSSEEDCLMEVTPSDTAALPMASSSSSLATV from the exons ATGTTGGCGGCCGAAAACCCATCTGTGGACGGACATTTGGCAGCATCGACTCCCCGCAGAAGAG gtaTGGCTTGCAAGTCAAATAACAATGCCAACAAGAAACTCATCCAAG CTCGTCTCCCATTCAAGCGTCTGAACCCGGAACCAAAGGACAACCATCTGCCTAAGCGTCCCTGTGCCCATGCCTGCCCTGAACCCGGGGACTCAGACAAGCAGAATGACGATGAGTCTTCTCCGCTCTCTGTGCACAGAGGGCCTCCTTTGGTTAATGGTCGCGGGCCACTTGATGGCTTCCTGAGCCGAAAACCCTCTACACCTGCAGATGAAAACATGGTTGTAGATCTGACTGAGGACCACTCATCATCTCCTGTTAGGCACCTTCTTTCATCTCCTTCTGCCATTCCTCGCAGtcaaacaaaagacaaacatcaaCACAAGGGCAAACCTGCTTCAACTGAAAAACCAATCAACATTGATGATACACCTACAAAAAAGAGTTTAGACTCTGTAGAGGCTGATGAAGTGGCGGAGGAAAAAGATCAGACGGCAAATGAATCGTTACTTGACACAACACAGGATTCTGGCAGTGAACCAGAGGAACAGAATGAATCAGGAAATATTTCTAGTTTGGGGAACAGGTCCATGCAGTCAGCATCATCAGTCAGCTCCATGTCTGAAAGCTCACCAGAGAAGTCCAAGGGCGACGATCCTACACCTACTACGACGCCAACG gAGCCAAAGACCACTCCCAATTTATCAGCAGACGAGAAAAGGGTCAAAAGGCGCTCATTAAAG AGTTTGCAAGAACAGGAGGAGAGACTTCGTCTGCGTGAGGAAAAGGAGCGACAGAAGGAAGAGGCAAAAGCtgcaaaacagaagaagaaagaagaggctCGAAAACTAAAGGAAGACCGAGAAAGGGAAAAGcgggagaaaaaggaaaaagatgagCGAGAGAAacgggagaaaaaagaaagggaggagaaggaaaaggcAGAGAGGGTAAAGGCTAAGGAGGAGCTGCGAAAGTCAAAACTAGA GGCCAAGCTTGAAGAAAAACgcaagaaagaggaggagaagcgagtgaaagaagaggagaaacgtttgaaagaagagaaagat CGTCTTAAAGCAGAGAAGGCAGAAATTACACGGTTTCTGCAGAAACCTAAGATCCAACAGGCTCCAAAG ACTCTTGCAGCTGCATGTGGGAAGTTTGCTCCTTTTGAGATAAAAGAGAACATGTCACTGGCACCGCTGTGCCGGGTCCAGTGTGAGGACTCTGTTCTCGAGGAACTGGATCGGTGTTTGTTGAACCCTGCTGAAAATCTGAGTGGACTAAAAGACTGGATTGGGCAAAAACCAAGACGGTCAGGGCCCACCAAACCCAGGCAGACAGACTCACTCGG GGATTGTATAGCAGTTGAAGGACCGAAACCAGATGGGGTACCAGACCGCAAACGTTATGGACCTATGAAGCTGTTGCAGTTTCACGAGAACTACCGTCCAGCATACTGGGGCACCTGGAGTAAAAAGAGCTCACACATCTCAGCTCGCTGCCCCCTCAGTCAGGATAAG GATGTACTTGACTATGAGGTcgacagtgatgaagaatgggaggaagaggaaccaGGAGAGTCCCTGTCTCATAGTGAAGGG gaagatgaggaggaaggaggtgaagatgacgatgatgatgatgatggcttcTTTGTTCCTCATGGCTACCTTTCAGATGATGAGGGAGCACTAGAGGAGGAG GAAGGTGGAgacctggaaaaacaaaaactgcgTCAGAAACTGAAAGCAAGGGAGTGGGATGAGCTGATGTCCACTAAGAAGAGGATAAAGGTCCTGGAGCCAGTGGTGAAGGGCTGCATTTTCGAAGAAGAAGGCCTTGGTTTGGAAGCTTTTCAGGCATATGCTATGTGTCTTGTTGAACCTTTACCCAAGGCGGACACCAGTCCCAGTCCAGAGGAGCTGTCCAAGAAGTCTCACAGGGAAGCACAAT TACTTGGTCAGCTCCTGCCTTTGTTGCATGGCAATGTCAACAGCAGCAAAGTGATCATTAACGAGTTTCAGGAGTTTTGTCGTCGGCAAACTTCCTCCTCGTCACCTTGTGATTTGTCCAGTCCTCAGAGCCCAGCAGAAAACATTCCCACCAG AATGCAGCTGAAGCGGCTCATAAAGAACAATGCTGTTTATGAGAAGCGCTCCACCTACAGGCGCTGTTGCTGGTATGTGCACACAGAGGCCCTGTCCCGTTTTGGCCAGGAGGCTCTTCCAGTGCCCTGCCAGTGGACCTACCTCACCACAGGAGCTCGAGAAGAGTCCCGTGAAGAACCCCAGGTAGCCACAGGCTCTCAGGGAAACACCCCCACTACACCCCAGACTTCTTCGACCACACCTTCATCGTCCAACAAGCGGAAGAGCACAGGCAGCATGTCAATCACGCAGTTCATGAAGAAATGCCCTAATCCCAAACAG ATGGAACCCATGGAGGCTGATGGTTTTCAGGCTGATactgaggatgatgaggaagacTGTGTCATTATCCCCACACAGAACT GCACAGTCAGAGAGAACTCCAGCGAAGAAGACTGTTTAATGGAGGTCACTccctctgacacagctgctCTCCCCATGGCCAGCTCGTCTTCATCACTCGCCACTGTCTGA